In the Apteryx mantelli isolate bAptMan1 chromosome 1, bAptMan1.hap1, whole genome shotgun sequence genome, one interval contains:
- the LOC106490682 gene encoding interleukin-5 receptor subunit alpha-like, with amino-acid sequence MAHVTVVPVMLILSLFQCKILFSTSLASRQPDVVDALGLRNDLRIAKHESRVILSWNNKLTEEETNTYNVKYILSYKFFNSAHERKERLREKEKIIHLELHSGFSAKVKTQLFEKGTGDLIKESSWTEFTYKAPPVYVQNLSCIIYNISFFNCTWHIKAEAPEDLQFFFSYRHAKKDFECQQYIKNARKKNIGCHMKEIYFQPSRKINLNISVRNLRNDLRRQSYYKAFIPQTIEKLNPPVNVSISLENRSVKIHWKPPPTIGSASNKCFMYQVKITDRKPVDVSEEKYEYPFHKPPYKCAAQVRAKKEKCIRNKIWSEWSEPVFIDDEKTVDITLLILTLFCLLVFLGCLLTCACRRYRCLEAISMPVPQASDSIKTWLSAEETHHQKHISMQVEMHSETGLEIPEEN; translated from the exons ATGCACTTGGGCTACGCAATGATCTGCGCATTGCTAAGCATGAGTCTAGAGTTATTCTGTCCTGGAATAATAAACtgacagaagaagaaacaaacacgTACAATGTGAAGTATATTTTGAGTTATAAATTCTTCAATTCTGCTCATGAAAGGAAA gaAAGACTGcgagagaaggaaaagataataCATCTTGAGTTACATTCTGGTTTTAGTGCTAAAGTTAAAACACAACTTTTTGAGAAAGGAACAGGAGACCTAATTAAGGAGAGTAGCTGGACTGAATTCACTTACAAGGCACCTCCAG TATATGTTCAGAATCTTTCATGCATCATATATAACATTTCTTTCTTCAATTGCACCTGGCATATTAAAGCAGAAGCTCCTGAAGATCtccagttttttttttcatatag ACAcgcaaaaaaagattttgaatgccagcaatatataaaaaatgcaaggaagaaaaatattggaTGCCAcatgaaagaaatatatttccaaCCATCAAGAAAAATCAATTTAAACATATCTGTAAGAAATCTGAGAAATGATTTAAGAAGACAGTCTTATTACAAAGCTTTTATACCTCAGACAATAG AGAAACTGAATCCTCCAGTTAACGTCTCAATTTCTCTTGAAAACAGAAGTGTTAAAATTCACTGGAAACCCCCGCCTACTATTGGTTCTGCAAGTAACAAGTGCTTTATGTATCAAGTGAAAATTACAGATCGTAAG CCCGTAGATGTCTCTGAAGAGAAATATGAGTATCCATTCCATAAGCCACCATACAAATGCGCGGCACAAGTGAgggcaaagaaagagaaatgcataAGAAACAAAATTTGGAGTGAATGGAGTGAACCAGTGTTTATTGATGATG aaaagacaGTGGACATCACATTGCTCATCCTCACCTTGTTTTGTCTCCTGGTTTTCCTTGGCTGTTTGCTGACATGTGCATGTCGAAG GTACAGATGCCTGGAAGCTATAAGCATGCCTGTCCCACAGGCTTCAGATAGTATCAAAACTTGGTTATCTGCAGAAGAGACTCACCACCAG AAACATATTTCAATGCAAGTGGAAATGCACTCAGAGACTGGGCTGGAAATTCCAGAGGAAAACTGA